A segment of the Vagococcus hydrophili genome:
TTTTGCAATATAGTGAAGAGCGATGAAACAAACCATACCTGTTAACCAAACTGTTACTGTTGATTTTTCATCGTAACTCCAATTAAGCATGTTCCCTATTATCTCAATAGCAAGAGAAAAGACCACCACACTAAATCCACTAGATAAAGCTGGTTCAAAGACATTTCTTAAAAACTTCCCTTTAATCGGTGCTGTGTTAGGACGTAACGCCAAGAAGAATGACGGAATACCAACAGTCAATGAGCTAATCGGACTTAACTGAATAGGTTGGAAAGGATAATTGGATGCTAAGAAAATAAATAGCACCGCTAATACCATGGAATAAACCGTCTTCGTTAAATAAAGTGAGGCGACTCGTTGAATATTATTAATCACTTTTCGACCTTCTAACACCACACCTACCATAGAATCAAAATTAGAATCGAGTAACACAAAATCCGCAATTCCTTTCGCTGCGTCACTCCCATTCGACATCACAATACTACAATCTGCTTTTTTAAGGGCTAAGATATCATTAACTCCGTCACCTGTCATTCCAACGACATGATCCTCTGCTTGAAGAGCATCGACTAATAAACGTTTTTGTTCTGGTGAGACACGTCCAAAAATTCGGTACTCTTTTATTAACTCAGGTATATCTTCATCCTTCACTTGACTCATATCAATTTTTTTATCAGGGTTTGAGACACCTGCTCGTTTAGCAATTTGGGACACAGTTTCTGGGTGATCTCCTGAAATAATACAAATATCTACTTCTTGTTCTTTGAAGTATTGAAGCGTTTGTGGTGCCTCTGGTCTAATCTCATCTTCCAAATAAATGAAACCAAGTAAAGTTAAGTCTTCAGGTAATTGTGTACCTGTTATGAGAGTATCACTTTTTGCCACTGCAATAATCCGTAACCCGTGAGCCATGGCTTCTTTCATTTTATCGATTTGAGCCTGTTCAAACGTTTGAAATAAATACTCAGGGGCTCCCATGTAATAGCTACCTTCACCTTCAAATGAGATGGCACTCCATTTTCTTGCAGATGAAAAAGGGATTTGTTTAGCCATTTTTAGATTTGTACTCCGTTGATTAAAGTAGGTCATCAACGCTTGTCCTGTGGCATTATCTTCATCTAACCCATGGATCATTGACGCAACTAACTCATCAAAATCATAATCAGTCCAATTAACGTCTGCAAAAGGTTCGCTTTCAACAACTTTTAATTTACCACTCGTTAAAGTGCCTGTTTTATCCAAACAAAGAACATCCACTCTTGCAAGAGTTTCGATTGAGCCCATGGTTTGAACCAGAACATTTTGTTTGCTTAATTTAACCACTCCAACTGCTAAAGCGACTGAAGTTAATAAAACTAATCCTTCTGGAATCATCCCAATAACAGCTGCCGTACTTCCTAAAATAGCTTTATCAATATGAACACCGCTCGCAATACTCGTCGTTAAAAGAATGGCACCCACTGGAATAATTACAAAAGTTAAAATGCGAATTAATTTTTTCATCATAATGATTAACTCACTGTAAATTCCTTTGGTTTGCTTAGCTTCCATTGTTAATTTGTATGTATAACTTTCTTCTCCCACTTTGGTTGCTTGCATTACAGCATTACCACTCACCACAAAGCTACCTGAAAAGACCTCAGAACCATTTATCTTCTCAACAGGATCAGATTCACCTGTTAATTGAGATTCATCACACTCAATACCTTCTGTTTCGATGATAACCCCATCAACAATAATTTGTTGCCCACGCCTAATCATAATTAAGTCATCTTTAACTACTTCGTCTTGAGGAATTTCGACTTTTTCAAAATTTCGTATCACAACAGCCTTAGCTTGATTTAAAAGTGTTAATTTATCAATATTCTTCTTAGCTCTAATCTCCTGATAAATACCAATAAACGTATTCGTTATGATCACACCTAAAAAGAGTAAATTTTTGTAACTGCCTGTGTAGATGATAAAACCTGCAATAATTAAATTAATAAAATTAAACAGAGTTAAACTGTTTTCAGCTAATATCTGCCTAAAATTACGCGTCGTTGTAGGAGCTGACGTGTTAGCCTCACCTCTTGCTTTTCGATTAGCTACTTCTGAACTTGTCAAACCCGGGTATTTGCTTTTATTTTCCATTCACTTACCTCAATCGTTTATTTTTTTAATCATGTGTCAGTTATATATTTAAAATTTAACAATTTTACTTTTCAATACTATAAGATTACCATTAATATTTTAAATAAAACACGTACCTAAGACCGAGTTAGCATAAATTTAAGAAAAGAGTGGATCAAAAATCGGTTTGCTCTGAGTAACTGATATTAGAAATAAAAAAAGACTGACTAATTTTTTAGTCAATCTCTCTAACCTCTATTTACCCATAACAAGTTGTGTAATACGTTGAATACAGAATGAAATTTCATCCGTTGCTTCATCTTGTTTTGTTTCAGATGTGTTAAATTGTTCTTGGTTAACTGAAGTTTCTTCTACATTAATTGAGTCAACCATCTCTTGACATCCAAAAACATATGTCTCAAATGATTTTTCTAATTTTTTGTGAATACCAATTACTTTAACTGGTGCTTTTAACCCTTTAATTTCTGCTAACAATGTACGGTATTTATCCGTTCCACTCATGAATAATTCTTTGGTTTCTTTTAATTGTTCACTCGTTAAATCGGCTAGTTTTTTTGAATCAATTGCTGTTCTGATTGTTTCATATGATGGGTTCATTAATTCCCCAATCTCCTCAGATGTGGTAACGATGTCATTTATTTTTTGAATATAATATCCTAAATTTGGTTTTTTCAAAACGATCCCTCTTTCTAAATTTACTCTCTTATCCATTTTAACTTGTTTCCAAGAAAAATTAAAGCTTTCTTTAGAAAAAATAGATGATATCATTACTTTTGTCTTAATTTGTAAGCTTCTTCGATAATACTGTATTCATTTTCAATGCTTAACAACACCTGATATGGGTCTTCAACGGGGATATCCTTTGATTTAAAATAATCAAAGATAGCACAAAAATATTTTCTTTCTTGAGACTCTCTAAAAAAAGCACGATCTAAATTAAGCTCAACTTCTTCACCATTTTTTAGTTGGAAAATTAGTAAAAAAGCCTCCCTGTCATAATACATTTGTCTCGGTCGATATGCTACAGTCGTTCCCAACCCTTGATTCCCCTGATTATTAAAGTAAATAATCATTTTTTCAATTTCACTATACGTTATTTTTTTAGTTTTTCTTATACCAAACATTCCTAAAATAGCTCTCACTAAAACAGGACTATACATACTATTGTCAAAGTACTCTATTCCCGTTTTACTAATCGTAAAATAAGTATAATAACGTTTAAAATTAACAAATCCTGTCAGTTGAATCAAACAAATTAAAATGATTCCTGAGAGAGCACCTAGTTGAGAATCTCTTGATGTAAAAATATCCGGTAAACTAGATATAATCATTAACAACGGAATAAACATCGAAGCAAAAAAGACAAATTTAGATGTCAAACGATCATACTCAAACGGTAAGGGGAACTGTTCTTTTTCGAGTATCAACTCATCAAGTGACAAATCAAGCAATTCACTTAATCGAATTAAATTCTCAACACTAGGCAGAGCATCA
Coding sequences within it:
- a CDS encoding HAD-IC family P-type ATPase translates to MENKSKYPGLTSSEVANRKARGEANTSAPTTTRNFRQILAENSLTLFNFINLIIAGFIIYTGSYKNLLFLGVIITNTFIGIYQEIRAKKNIDKLTLLNQAKAVVIRNFEKVEIPQDEVVKDDLIMIRRGQQIIVDGVIIETEGIECDESQLTGESDPVEKINGSEVFSGSFVVSGNAVMQATKVGEESYTYKLTMEAKQTKGIYSELIIMMKKLIRILTFVIIPVGAILLTTSIASGVHIDKAILGSTAAVIGMIPEGLVLLTSVALAVGVVKLSKQNVLVQTMGSIETLARVDVLCLDKTGTLTSGKLKVVESEPFADVNWTDYDFDELVASMIHGLDEDNATGQALMTYFNQRSTNLKMAKQIPFSSARKWSAISFEGEGSYYMGAPEYLFQTFEQAQIDKMKEAMAHGLRIIAVAKSDTLITGTQLPEDLTLLGFIYLEDEIRPEAPQTLQYFKEQEVDICIISGDHPETVSQIAKRAGVSNPDKKIDMSQVKDEDIPELIKEYRIFGRVSPEQKRLLVDALQAEDHVVGMTGDGVNDILALKKADCSIVMSNGSDAAKGIADFVLLDSNFDSMVGVVLEGRKVINNIQRVASLYLTKTVYSMVLAVLFIFLASNYPFQPIQLSPISSLTVGIPSFFLALRPNTAPIKGKFLRNVFEPALSSGFSVVVFSLAIEIIGNMLNWSYDEKSTVTVWLTGMVCFIALHYIAKPLSWKIYALIGSLAAIFLVIFIFFANIFSLVNIFDFHLMVVYVPLMIAVPFVFYGLKKIFHYLLNLELKGKIKFLK
- a CDS encoding helix-turn-helix domain-containing protein, translating into MIISSNIKKYRELNKFSQEELANRMNISRQSISKWERGDALPSVENLIRLSELLDLSLDELILEKEQFPLPFEYDRLTSKFVFFASMFIPLLMIISSLPDIFTSRDSQLGALSGIILICLIQLTGFVNFKRYYTYFTISKTGIEYFDNSMYSPVLVRAILGMFGIRKTKKITYSEIEKMIIYFNNQGNQGLGTTVAYRPRQMYYDREAFLLIFQLKNGEEVELNLDRAFFRESQERKYFCAIFDYFKSKDIPVEDPYQVLLSIENEYSIIEEAYKLRQK